CCTCTGAGGAGGAAACGGTTACGGAAGAAAATTACCTTCGTGAATTTCGATTTGAGGTAGTGGATTCTGTAATGGTTGATGCATTGGAAGTTTTGGTTGCATTGGATTATGATCAGGAAAGTGATCGTTTCTTGCTCAAAAAACAGCGTGAAGGGAAAGTATATGTGGTCGATTCCAAGGGAGAAATTCTTCAAACAGCCGATTTGGGAGGAGAAGGGCCAAATCAGGTAGGGGTTTTCACAGACGGGCAATTTTTAGGATCAAACGGCTATGTTTTCAAGGATTTTTCACCGACGATGGATTTCCATCAGTATGACTTTGATTTTCAAAAAGTAAAAGTTCATACCGGTGCGGCCGTAGGAATCAATGCGTTGGTAATCAACTTTTATAGGCAAACTTTTGACGCGCTTACCATAAATGGAGAGCCTTATTTATTAGGAGAAGAAATCAACGCCTATGATGCCGGTGAGATTAACGGAAATAAAATTGGAGCCGCCTTTTATGAAAGGGCAACTACGGGGTTCCTCTTAAATTTGAATCAAGACTCAATTCAAAGAATTAATCTTTTTACAGAGGATTGGAAGCCAAGGCGGGAAAAAATATGGGTAGGGAACAGTTTGCCTAGTATAGCCTCTGACTCCAAAACCAAATCAGCCTTCGTACTTCCCACTAAAGGCAATCAATTGAGTTTTTTTAAGGTGAGCCCTAGTGGATTGGAGTTTCAAAATAGCATTGAATTGATTCACCCGTCGCGTGAAGACGCAGAAATTAATGCGGACCAAGATGACTTGACCTATCCAGGATTTGATAATGTTAGAAATTTGGGAGAATACCAGTTGGTATCTTTCAATACAGCCATTCCAGAAGATGTTTTGAATGGGATCAAAGCAAAAGCTGGCGAAAATTATTACAGTGACCCTGAATTTACGGAGGCTATGGATTTGTATAGAAATCCAAAGTATATCTTAATCAAAAATGGAAAACAGGTAGGTGTGATCAATGAGGATCCTCAAGAAGGAACGATCAATTTGGGCCTTCCGGATGGAACTGTGCTCGTCAAAGCGGCAGATGGGGAAATTGAGCGGGATTACAATTTATTTTATAAAATGAAGGTTGTAGAGAAATAGAAGAAAGAACTTTCAACCAAAGCAAGGTTAAAAATAATCTTACCCCCATCCATTACCTGAAAGCATCATACACTACGATCCCGATTGATGCATTGATGAGCTGAAGAGGGCTATAGCGAGGATGGTATTCAAATTCTCCATTTCCTTTTGTGGGGATATATTCTGTATCTTTTTTGGTAAGAAACCTCATGGATTCCCCATCCTGATAATTGATTCTTAGATCAAGTTTTATAAATTCTGAGCCGGGAATTGGTATGAGAAGCCCTCCTCCAACTTTGTAGCCTAGTCCCCAATCTTCCATATCCTTTCCCACTTCTACTTTTTCCTCAAAAAGAGAAGGGCGGATTTTGAACCTGGAGTAAAGGTAGTTCGCGCCGACTTGTATTTCTAGGTAAGGGGTAAGTTTGCTGCTTGTTGAGGGGAGAAATCGGAATACTGCCATTCCTGATAAATAATTGTTATTTCTCCTTAGCCTGAATTCATCATTAAAACCTGGATAAAGGTCATCCCTTTTTTCCAGTTTAGAGCCATAAATTCCATACCCCAGCTCGAACCCTACTTGAAAAGGCTGATTGTAAAACTCATATAAGACTATACCTGAAATAGTAGGAAACATCACTCGGTCAACCTCTGACTTCAGTTTTGAAGTGGGGAAACCACCATTCAAATGAATTCCACCTATGAAAAATTGAGCTTTTAAACTTGTACAACTAATTAAAAAGAAGATGATAAGTAATGTTTTTCGCATAGGGATTAATACGGAACATAGAGGTTGGTTTGTTTAAGTTATTCAAAATACTATTCATGAGTTTTTGATTTAATAAGTACTTAAAAGGACTTTAGTATCTTAAGTTTCCAATAACAATTCAAGGTATGTTTAGCTCAGATTCCCGGAGAGACTTTTTAAAAAAATCCATGGTCATGGGTTCTGGTATTGGTATATTGGGAGGAGTCCCTATGCAGGCAATTGAAGAAATGACCAAACCAAAAAATAAACTGCCTGCATGGAAAGGATTTAACCTTTTGGACTTCTTTTCTGATCATCCTGATCGTGGAAGGCCTACCAAACCAGAATATATCCAATGGATTGCAGATTGGGGTTTTGATTTTGTACGGATCCCTATTTCTTACCCTAGCTATTTATCCATTGATAGGAGCAGAGCAATTCGCCCGGATGAAGTTTTGAATTTTGATGAAGCCCGCTTGGAAAAAGTAGACGAACTAGTGGAGAGGTGCCATAATCATGGCTTGCATGTCAGTTTGAATCTTCATAGAGCACCTGGGTTTTGCATCAATGCAGGATTTGTGGAACCCTTTAATCTCTGGAAGGATCAAGAAGCATTGGATGCATTTTGTGCTCACTGGGAAATGTGGGCTAAACGATATCGAGGGATATCCAAAAAGAAGTTAAGCTTTGATTTGGTTAACGAGCCATTTCAACGTGAAGATCCCAATGATCAACATAGTCCAGGTGGTCCCGTCAATGTGGAGGATTATCATAGAGTAGCAGAAGCCGCTTTAGTAACTATAAAATCTGTAAAAGAATCTCGATTAGTAATTGCAGATGGGAATGGGGGAGGAGGAATTGCCGTGCCGGAACTTGGGGATTTAGATCTTGCACAAAGTTGCCGGGGATACCACCCCTTTCCTATTTCTCATTACAAAGCAAGCTGGGTATATAAGGACCCCGAAAATATTCCACCGGTAAATTGGCCATTAAACCAAGGGGATAAAGTGTGGGCGATTGATTCAATTCGGGAATACTATGCGCCTTGGAAAGCACTGATCGAACAGGGAATTGGTGTCCATTGTGGGGAATGTGGAGGCTATAACAAAACTCCACATGATGTTTTTCTTAGTTGGTTTGCAGATGTGTTGACCGTTTTGGGCGAAAACAAGATTGGTTTTGGGATTTGGGAGTTTTCAGGCGCTTTTGGTGTGCTGAATTCCGGAAGGGAAGATGTGGAGTATGAAGATTGGTATGGAGAAAAGTTGGATAGGAAGTTTCTTGAGTTATTGAGATCTCAAATTTGATTGAATTAGGTTTCTTTTCCCTAATTCGCCTCTATTTGACTATTAAATGTAAGTTGTATTGGTGGTTTCTATTTTTTATAAATAGGGATTTTTACTCCACCATAAATATCAACACTGTTGTTATATTTCCTTAATAGGTTTGAAAGGATACTTCCGGATCCCATAATAAAAGGTCCAACTCTAAACCCTAGTCCCCAATTGAGCGCTGAATCATATTTTCTAACACCCACTGGACTAAATAGGCTAAACCATTTGCTTTCAAATCTAGGTGTAACCAAAAAGGTATTTGTTATCTGACTTAAGGGAGCAAAATTATTTGTTCTCAGCGAAATGGCTCCTTGTGCACTAATATGAAATTTTTGACTTAAAACGAAATCTCCATAAACCTGAAGGGCTGTAGGTAATCCAATTTTTACTGTATTCCCAATTTCAGTACCTTCAAAATTATCTTCTATTAGTTCAATAATTCCTGAATCAGATAATTTTGAAAAGTCAATAGTCCCGTCCAATAAATATAAATATTGTGAGGATTTACTATACTTAATTGATCCGATGTCAGTGAGGGATGCTCCTAGCTTAAATCTATAGGAAGTGCTTTTATCGATCATATGATCAGGGTGGTACTCATAAACAATTCCTAAATCACCTCCGAATCCGGAACTAATGTTGGAAAAACTTACATCGTTATCTCTTCCATTGGTAGTATATCCAAAATTTAAGTTTCCAGAGGTAGTTAAGGCCTGTAAGCCTGCCAAATAATTGGCTCCAATTTCTCCACTGTAACCATAAATTCCTCCTGCTCCAAATAGGTATTTTAAGGTGACTCCAACTTTTAGAAGAGAGCGATTTTTATTGAGTACTATTCTTGAATAGGAACCTCCAATTTCTCCCCAGGCATGGATAATACCGTTCACATCTTCCATGTCAAAATTGAAGTTCTCATCATAAGTGCCTTCAGTAGTTAATTTATAAAGTTCACCTCCTAAATTATGGAGATTAAAGAAAGACCTTACTCTGGTGGTTAAAGCAACGCTATTGGATTCATCTATATTAAAAAGAACAGATGGTCCTAATATATCTAAGTTCCCAAAAAAATTATTGTGCTTGGTTGGAGTGGTTTCGAATTTAGGGTCAAAACTTAGGTCACTAAAAGTTAGCCATTCTTTTATGGATGATAATTCTCTCCAATTGATATTTAAATAATCACTTCCTACATAGGTACTGACAGAAAGAATATTTATGTCAACTTTCATCTTGGTGCCAGCAGTATTGGCGGGGTTCATGGTAATGGAATGGATTCCTTCCCGATTATCGATCTGACCGCCTAAAAATGATTGGGAATAAACAGAATGAGAAAAGCCAATAAAAAGGAATGAATAAATAAAGAGGAGAAAACTTTTTTTCATTGTAAATAAGTCTGGTTTACAATATCCTGAGAAATAGTGATTTGAAAAAGCATTTTAATGCCGTCCTCTCAATATTCAATTAAAGAAGTTAATTTTTCCCTAAATCTTTCCACAGGCAAAAACTGTTTTTCAAGATTAGGAGAAAAAGGAACAGGCGTATCCAAGCTTCCTTCCCGCATAACTGGGGCATCTAAATAGGTGAAACAATGCTCAGAAATCCATGCACAAATCTCTGCTCCAATGCCACCCGTCAAACAATCTTCCTGCAAAAAGATAACTTTGCCAGTCTTTTTTACAGTTTCTTTCACCGCTTCTTTATCCCAGGGCAAAAGCGTTCTGAGGTCTAAAATATCAGCGTCTATTCCAAGTTCAGACGCTGCTGCTGATGCCCAATGGACCCCCATTCCATAAGTAATAATGGAAACTTGGTCTCCTTTCTTGATAAGGTTCGCTTTTCCAATTTCTACTGTATAATACTCATCAGGTATGGATTCGCTAATAGATCGGTAAAGTCCTTTATGTTCAAAATACAAATATGGGTTTGGGTCCTCAAAAGCAGCATTGAGTAAACCTTTGGCATCGTATGGATTGGAAGGATACACAATCTTTAAACCTGGTGTATGAAAAAACCAGGCTTCATTGGATTGGCTATGAAATGGCCCTGCCGCCATTCCTGCACCCGTTGGCATTCGGACTACTACATCTGCCTGTTGACCCCACCGGTAATGTATTTTAGCCAAGTTGTTGACGATTTGGTTGAATCCTACAGAGACAAAGTCCGCAAACTGCATTTCTACCATGGCTTTATACCCATTGATAGCTAGTCCTAAGCCTGCTCCAATAATAGCGCTTTCGCACAAAGGTGTGTTTCTTACACGTTCTGCTCCAAACTCTTTTTTAAAACCATCTGTGATTTTGAAAACACCTCCATATTCTCCAATATCTTGACCCATTAAAATTAGTTTTGGGTATTTCATCATGGATTCACGAAGGCTGTCACTGATTGCATCAACCAATCTTTTTTCTGAAGTAGGAGCTACGGTTTTAGGATTTACAACTTCTTGAGTAAAGGGAGCATACACATCCTGCAATTCAAATTCCAAGGAAGGCGAAATCGGAGCTTCTGCAAAGGCGATTTCTAGAGCATCGTTGATCTCCTTTTTTACTTTTTTATTGATTCGATCTTTGACCTTGTCAGATAGAATTCCAGTTTCCTCGAGATACTTTTCATAATTTTCTACCGGATCCAACTTGCTCCAATCCTCCATCAGTTGAGAGGGGACGTACTTTGTTCCAGAGGCTTCTTCATGTCCACGCATCCGGAAAGTAATCGCTTCTACTAAAACTGGCCTTGGGTTTTTCCGAATATCCTCCGCAAGCTTTAGGATGGTGTCATAAACTTCCAAAACATTATTTCCCTGTACTCGAATGGCCTCCATTCCATATCCTGGACCCTTTTCAGTAAAATTCTTAAAGGCAAACTGCTCTTCGCTTGGCGTTGATAATCCATATCCATTATGTTCTACCAAGAAGATGACCGGGAGCTTCCATACTGCAGCTACATTCAAGCCTTCATGAAAATCACCTTCCGAACTTGCTCCATCTCCTGTAAACACAAGGGTGACTTTCGGTTCATCCGAAAGCTTATGTGCCAGAGCAATTCCGTCAGCAATCGCCATTTGAGGGCCTAAATGAGAAATCATTCCTACGATGTGATGGTCTAAACTTCCAAAGTGAAAGGAACGATCACGTCCCTTGGTAAAGCCCGAAAGCTTTCCTTGAAATTGGGCGAATAGTCTCTCTAACGGGATGTCTCTTCCAGTGAAAATCCCCAAGTTTCGGTGCATGGGTAAAATGAACTCCTGAGAATCAAGTGCATGGACAGCCCCTATGGAAATAGCTTCTTGTCCCCAGCCACTAAACCATTTGGTGATTTTTCCTTGGCGAAGAAGGATGAGCATTTTTTCTTCAATCCTCCTAGGTTTGATTAAAGATTCATAGAGAGAAAGGAGAAATTCATCCGAAAAGTTTTTCCTGTCAAAAGTCAGGCAAGAAGCTTGATTGGTTGCTGTTTCCATGGTCATTGGATTTCCTATCTAAGGTACAGGATGACACGAATTCCCCAAAGTTTCTTTCCAAGCAATTGCATAAAAAATGCCCCGAAAATAATTCGGGGCATAAAAAATAAATGCAAGGAGTTAAAAAGTGTTTGCTGTATGTTTCAAAATTAGGAAATGGATTTCTCCTACTACGAAATGATGCGTTAAGGTTCTTTTATCAAAAAGTTAAGCCCGTAATTTATAGGTAATATTGGGCCGTTAGTGTGCCTGATTTTTTGTTAAATCATTGGAATAGAGCTGCAGAATAGAGTGCTTTTAGATAACATGGCGATAAATCTTGTCCCAAAGGATTTTTGTGGACTTAATACATTTGAGCTATCTTAAATCCATGAGATCCAATCTAGCCCTATTTAGTATCTTTTTATTGTCCTTTTTATCAGTCAGTTCTTTTGCTCAGTCGACAAGGAATACGAAGGTGGAAATAAAAGGAAATCAATTTTTGATCAATGATCAGCCCACCTATCCAGGAAGAGTTTGGAAAGGGAACAAAATAGAAGGCTTATTGATGAACTCAAGGATGGTTCAAGGGATATTTGATGATCTCAATCCAGAAACCATCAAAAACTGGGAATACCCGGATACTCAAACTTGGAATCCGGATAGAAATACTCAGGAGTTTGTAGGCCAGATGCCCATTTGGAAATCCTTTGGTCTTCTTTCCTTTACGATCAATCTACAGGGAGGAAGTCCATTTGGCTATTCTCAAAATCAGCCTTGGATCAATTCTGCATTTACTGAAAAAGGGGAATTGCGAGAAGCCTATTTCAATCGATTGGAAAAAATATTGGACAAGGCAGATGAACTGGGAATGGTGCCTATTGTGGGATTATTTTACTTCGGTCAGGATGAAGTTCTCCAGGATGAACAAGCTGTAATTCATGCGGTTGAAAATGCGATAGACTGGATTTTGAAGAAAGGCTATCAAAATGTATTAATTGAAGTCAATAACGAATGCAATGTCAGGTATGATCATGAGATCCTACAACCCGAAAGAGTCCATGAATTGATTGAGTTGGTAAAAAAAAGGAGGTGGAAGGGTCGGCGACTGCTAGTGAGTACCAGTTATGGAGGAGGTACGGTGCCAAAAGAAAATGTGATCCAGTCAGCCGATTTTATTTTGCTTCATGGGAATGGAGTGAAAGATCCTAACAACATTACCGCCCAAGTCGAAGCAACTAGAAGGGTAGAGGGGTATACCGATCAGCCTATTGTATACAATGAAGATGATCATTTTGAATTCGATCAGGAGCTGAACAACTTCACCGCTGCTACAGCTGCTTATGCTTCTTGGGGATTTTTTGATTATCGGATGAAAGATGAGGGATTTGAAGCAGGTTATCAAAGCGTACCGGTTGATTGGGGAATCAACTCCGAACGGAAAAAAGGATTTTTTGAGCTACTCAAAGAGATAACGGGGTATTGAGTGAATATAAAATGGATAATTAAAAATTAGTATCCTTGGCTTTTTACAAGTTAAGTACCTCAAGCTTAAGTTCATTTGATTGCTCAAATTCTTAAATTTTAAATTCAAAAAAGTGCGGAGCTACTTTTTTGTCTACCTTTGCAGCTTCAAAAAAGAAGGAAATCTGTGAAAGCTAGAACTCTTAAGAAAGACAAAGTAAATATCATCACCATGGGTTGCTCCAAGAATCTGGTAGATTCAGAAGTTCTACTCACCCAACTCAAAGGGAATGGGATCAATGCAAGTCATGAATCCAATACCGATGATAATAACATTGTCATCATAAACACCTGTGGGTTTATTGATAATGCAAAGCAGGAGTCGATTGATACGATTTTACAGTATGTCGATGCCAAAGAGCAAGGTTTAGTGGATAAAGTATATGTGACTGGATGTCTTTCTCAACGCTACAAAGATGATTTGGAGAAAGAGATTCCTCAAGTGGATGCATTTTTTGGCACCCGTGATCTGCCCGCTATATTGAAGAAGTTCAAAGCAGATTACAAGCATGAATTGGTAGGGGAGAGATTGTTGACTCATTCATCTCATTATGCCTACATGAAGATTTCTGAAGGCTGTGATAGGCCATGTTCATTTTGTGCGATTCCTTTGATGCGTGGAGGCCATATTTCCAGACCAATTGAGGAATTAGTAAAGGAGGCGGAGCACAAAGCGGCTGGAGGCACAAAGGAATTACTACTGATAGCCCAGGATTCAACATATTATGGTTTGGACCTGTATAAAAAGAGAAATCTGGCAGAATTGATGCGTAGGCTTTCTGATGTCAATGGCATTGACTGGATCCGTTTACATTATGCCTATCCAACGGGGTTCCCAATGGATGTGATCGAGGTGATGAAGGAGCGTGATAATATTTGTAATTACCTGGATATTCCACTTCAACATGGCTCCACAGATGTGTTGAAAGCCATGCGTCGTGGAACAACCCGCGAAAAGCAAGAAAACCTGATTCACAGTATCCGTGATATTTTACCGGACATTGCTATTCGAACTACCCTGATAGCTGGACATCCAGGAGAAGGTGAGAAGGAATACCAGGAGATGGTTGACTTTGTGGAGCGAATGAAATTTGAGCGCTTGGGAGTGTTTACTTATTCTCATGAAGAAAATACCCATGCATTTTCTATGGAAGATTCCATCCCTCAGGAGGTGAAGCAAGAGCGGGCAAACCACCTGATGGAGATTCAGGAGCAGATATCTTTTGAATTGAATCAGGATAAAGTTGGCAAGACTTTCAAAGTTCTAATAGATAAGAAAGAAGGCGGGCATTTCGTAGGACGTACAGAATATGATTCAGTAGAAGTGGATAATGAAGTCCTGATCGATGCATCGAAACATTATTGCCGAGTGGGAGATTTTGTCCATGTGAAAATCAATGAGGCGACAGAGTTTGATTTGTATGGAGATGTAGTCGAATAGGCAGAATCCCGCTTTTTAGGAAGCGGGATTTTTTATTATTAGTTATTGAAAAATAGTTTTTAAACTTTTTGAAAGTCTTTCTATTTGGGTTTAATGGAAATAGAAAGGGAAATCTTTTTTTTGGGAATGTCGTAACTTATTAATAATTAAGCATTTTAAATACTGAAAAGAGTTTTTTAATTTAAATCTTTTTAAAACCTTATCCCCATGTTAAACATAGTTCTTTCCATCCTTTTGAGTTTCTTATTTCAGGCTCCAGAGGAGCAAGCATATTTTTATTTCGGGAATGATAATCTCATTGGAGTCGGTAATCTCGTAGAGGGGAAAAAATCAGGAGAATGGAAAGTTTATTCCAAAACCAATCCAGTTTTATCTGATGATTCTAACTTTAACCAAGCGGATCCTGATGTCTTCAAAAAATATTTTAATCAGGAGATGCCTGCTTATGTAATCAATTTTATAAATGATGTCCCTGATGGGATTTTTCAGGAAAATTATCCTAGTGGAGCGATTAAAACCCTTGGCATATTTGAAAATGGAGTGTTAACAAAGGAGTTCAAGGAATTTTATGAAAATGGAGAACTGGAATATGCTGGGCGATTGGAAAGAGGAAAAAAGGAAGGGGAGTGGCATGAGTATTATGAGAATGGTCAAGTGAAATCATCTATTTCCTATGTTGAAGGATTGGCTGAGGGTGAAGCAGTTTATTATGATTCAGATGGGCGGATAGAGTCGAAACTTTCTTTCTCAAATGGCAAAAAAGATGGAGTCTATCAATCATTTTTTCAGGATGGTGAACTAAAGGAAAAGGGAACCTTTCAAGATGGTGTTCCAACAGGGGAATGGGTATCCTTTGATCCTGATAAAAACATTGAATTCCGTGGAAATCTTGAAGAGGGGGTTCGAAATGGGGAATGGATTGAGGAATTAGAGGTTATGATAGGATATTACAGGAATGGGAATTATGAAAAAGGCCTGAAAGAAGGAAGGTGGTTAGTGAGCGATACCGCAGGAAACCAAGTGCAAGTTGAAAATTATAAAGGAGGAAAGCTTATTTCTGTAATAGCACTCCAGCAAGGAGCAGGGCTTAAAAATGAATATTTGGTCAAGAAGGGGAACGGGCAACTTATTTTTTATGATGATCAAGGCTTTATTAAAGCGAAAGGAAAAGTGTCCAAAGGAGAAATAAATGGAAGGTGGAGCTTCTATTTCCCTGGTTCAGATAGACTTTCCTCCTCAGGAAGAATCGAATCATCAGAACGAATAGGAACTTGGAACTTCTACAGTTTTGAAGGTGAAATCATTGATCAAATAGTATATAAACCAGAATCAAAATTTGTAACTGGTACTAATACAGCAGAGGCTCTTCGAACCAATCATTCACTCCTAAGAAACGGTAATGATGCTTTGGGGACGGCATATAGCAAGTTCTCACCATTTGCACCCTTGAGAACTGTTTATTGATAGTGATTATTTTCGCGATTTGCTGCTTCTCCAGAAGCAGCTTTTAAAATATTTATGGGTGTCGATTTTAGTTGGATTTGGTTCTAGATTCTTTTTGTTCCTGAATCTGGAGAAGCAAGACAACGATAGAATTAATTGATAGCAATTATTCAATCTTTAATTCTTTTACTTCCTGTTTTGAGAGATCGTAAATCAGGGGTTTTATTTATAGATAGGAGGCGGTTTTTGCCCTTTCAAGTGATCTGCCTATTTTAGCAGCCTAAAATCCCCTAAATGAAGTTAATCGAAGTAACCACTCCGGCCCAGCAAAAGGAATTTATCCAAATGGCCGTAAGGCTTTACAAGGACGAGAAAAACTGGATCAGACCATTGGATGCTGATATTGAAGGACTTTTTCATCCTGAAACAAACAAACTTTTTAGGAAAGGAGCTAAAGCCAAAAGATGGCTTTTGGAGGATGAAAAAGGGCAAACTATAGGAAGGGTTGCGGCTTTCATCAATCCAAAGATGAAAGAAAAACAGCCTACAGGTGGATTGGGATTTTTCGAATGTATTCAAAACCAAGAAGCTGCATTTTTACT
This genomic stretch from Algoriphagus halophilus harbors:
- the rimO gene encoding 30S ribosomal protein S12 methylthiotransferase RimO — encoded protein: MKARTLKKDKVNIITMGCSKNLVDSEVLLTQLKGNGINASHESNTDDNNIVIINTCGFIDNAKQESIDTILQYVDAKEQGLVDKVYVTGCLSQRYKDDLEKEIPQVDAFFGTRDLPAILKKFKADYKHELVGERLLTHSSHYAYMKISEGCDRPCSFCAIPLMRGGHISRPIEELVKEAEHKAAGGTKELLLIAQDSTYYGLDLYKKRNLAELMRRLSDVNGIDWIRLHYAYPTGFPMDVIEVMKERDNICNYLDIPLQHGSTDVLKAMRRGTTREKQENLIHSIRDILPDIAIRTTLIAGHPGEGEKEYQEMVDFVERMKFERLGVFTYSHEENTHAFSMEDSIPQEVKQERANHLMEIQEQISFELNQDKVGKTFKVLIDKKEGGHFVGRTEYDSVEVDNEVLIDASKHYCRVGDFVHVKINEATEFDLYGDVVE
- a CDS encoding toxin-antitoxin system YwqK family antitoxin — translated: MLNIVLSILLSFLFQAPEEQAYFYFGNDNLIGVGNLVEGKKSGEWKVYSKTNPVLSDDSNFNQADPDVFKKYFNQEMPAYVINFINDVPDGIFQENYPSGAIKTLGIFENGVLTKEFKEFYENGELEYAGRLERGKKEGEWHEYYENGQVKSSISYVEGLAEGEAVYYDSDGRIESKLSFSNGKKDGVYQSFFQDGELKEKGTFQDGVPTGEWVSFDPDKNIEFRGNLEEGVRNGEWIEELEVMIGYYRNGNYEKGLKEGRWLVSDTAGNQVQVENYKGGKLISVIALQQGAGLKNEYLVKKGNGQLIFYDDQGFIKAKGKVSKGEINGRWSFYFPGSDRLSSSGRIESSERIGTWNFYSFEGEIIDQIVYKPESKFVTGTNTAEALRTNHSLLRNGNDALGTAYSKFSPFAPLRTVY
- a CDS encoding alpha-ketoacid dehydrogenase subunit alpha/beta, with protein sequence METATNQASCLTFDRKNFSDEFLLSLYESLIKPRRIEEKMLILLRQGKITKWFSGWGQEAISIGAVHALDSQEFILPMHRNLGIFTGRDIPLERLFAQFQGKLSGFTKGRDRSFHFGSLDHHIVGMISHLGPQMAIADGIALAHKLSDEPKVTLVFTGDGASSEGDFHEGLNVAAVWKLPVIFLVEHNGYGLSTPSEEQFAFKNFTEKGPGYGMEAIRVQGNNVLEVYDTILKLAEDIRKNPRPVLVEAITFRMRGHEEASGTKYVPSQLMEDWSKLDPVENYEKYLEETGILSDKVKDRINKKVKKEINDALEIAFAEAPISPSLEFELQDVYAPFTQEVVNPKTVAPTSEKRLVDAISDSLRESMMKYPKLILMGQDIGEYGGVFKITDGFKKEFGAERVRNTPLCESAIIGAGLGLAINGYKAMVEMQFADFVSVGFNQIVNNLAKIHYRWGQQADVVVRMPTGAGMAAGPFHSQSNEAWFFHTPGLKIVYPSNPYDAKGLLNAAFEDPNPYLYFEHKGLYRSISESIPDEYYTVEIGKANLIKKGDQVSIITYGMGVHWASAAASELGIDADILDLRTLLPWDKEAVKETVKKTGKVIFLQEDCLTGGIGAEICAWISEHCFTYLDAPVMREGSLDTPVPFSPNLEKQFLPVERFREKLTSLIEY
- a CDS encoding porin family protein, coding for MRKTLLIIFFLISCTSLKAQFFIGGIHLNGGFPTSKLKSEVDRVMFPTISGIVLYEFYNQPFQVGFELGYGIYGSKLEKRDDLYPGFNDEFRLRRNNNYLSGMAVFRFLPSTSSKLTPYLEIQVGANYLYSRFKIRPSLFEEKVEVGKDMEDWGLGYKVGGGLLIPIPGSEFIKLDLRINYQDGESMRFLTKKDTEYIPTKGNGEFEYHPRYSPLQLINASIGIVVYDAFR
- a CDS encoding DUF5723 family protein, with the protein product MKKSFLLFIYSFLFIGFSHSVYSQSFLGGQIDNREGIHSITMNPANTAGTKMKVDINILSVSTYVGSDYLNINWRELSSIKEWLTFSDLSFDPKFETTPTKHNNFFGNLDILGPSVLFNIDESNSVALTTRVRSFFNLHNLGGELYKLTTEGTYDENFNFDMEDVNGIIHAWGEIGGSYSRIVLNKNRSLLKVGVTLKYLFGAGGIYGYSGEIGANYLAGLQALTTSGNLNFGYTTNGRDNDVSFSNISSGFGGDLGIVYEYHPDHMIDKSTSYRFKLGASLTDIGSIKYSKSSQYLYLLDGTIDFSKLSDSGIIELIEDNFEGTEIGNTVKIGLPTALQVYGDFVLSQKFHISAQGAISLRTNNFAPLSQITNTFLVTPRFESKWFSLFSPVGVRKYDSALNWGLGFRVGPFIMGSGSILSNLLRKYNNSVDIYGGVKIPIYKK
- a CDS encoding glycoside hydrolase family 5 protein, yielding MFSSDSRRDFLKKSMVMGSGIGILGGVPMQAIEEMTKPKNKLPAWKGFNLLDFFSDHPDRGRPTKPEYIQWIADWGFDFVRIPISYPSYLSIDRSRAIRPDEVLNFDEARLEKVDELVERCHNHGLHVSLNLHRAPGFCINAGFVEPFNLWKDQEALDAFCAHWEMWAKRYRGISKKKLSFDLVNEPFQREDPNDQHSPGGPVNVEDYHRVAEAALVTIKSVKESRLVIADGNGGGGIAVPELGDLDLAQSCRGYHPFPISHYKASWVYKDPENIPPVNWPLNQGDKVWAIDSIREYYAPWKALIEQGIGVHCGECGGYNKTPHDVFLSWFADVLTVLGENKIGFGIWEFSGAFGVLNSGREDVEYEDWYGEKLDRKFLELLRSQI